A genomic segment from Centroberyx gerrardi isolate f3 chromosome 22, fCenGer3.hap1.cur.20231027, whole genome shotgun sequence encodes:
- the LOC139923083 gene encoding uncharacterized protein LOC139923083: MFDDLDSASDVDLVPTSPLHKTFSNTEKKEMESEASPVTQEGHQSEKQPRCQMVPVEDTVQPAMKSASPKLDIDMDSPFKEHRPMKTSSPIEGNMDMEEQDYEKDRTVSPILFACEDDLQEEQKTVPLHFHKPQCNVQITQDSGDAELESPPKKFALSKSKTSTHTKKEALSCKETDPVTEKTPNKCQTPALEAPQKTPKQWSTDPPVPAVRQEPQHSAHEKKSESTNRQLPVEMCTSVGKNMTAFLQKLRDIGQPKRACPMKSLSLVKEPTPPEPEDVFLILEDDTPLRFSIPSKKGQSKSISRQRQSKTSSTDEERSVDKGTKDSQPEKAGRSKMPSKQSKAADKAEDQPKDSATSESVKGKSTLKKEKKAPKSSEVRRSESIKNSKENAKKSRAKSLKGTRERIQVSDAVKETLSVETLKKQNQEQSSEEHGGAVDPYSPGQQAEQNFGPAKEIKEPEAKRKVISKDPANGKVKQTKSSSADEGNSSEVNQGLGRRKRNKPGEWWLNYSLSTEETKVTDPPVVKKSKQSHKKPRATEPLPIKARKEGDLEERNQKQSAPSPSETAMQKTEKKKAKLTKKRTKRREKPHESTPTDKEFNDDQEEQQQFPDQDLDPGLLSPVAPLHREHSLAAGERMYDRIYHHTPNEKMPGTPAPISPQRTLPKEHVKTPVQERRRRKPTGSWWKVNEISEDVESISTQPQNPNPKSPKTHKGRGMQPKRRKSPAVGTPKNGNMAVSPKPQGGAPEPLPKQKPLSAPKTVKCSLATFKDIFTSGAETPDVANSSDTREKSSHKMLFSVQEEQSIQSSNVIGRPAEEPVQVLATDCIKLNKTDTATVAMYGAESRKRRSWPSNHDILQDSHSDSTLKGLRSGPSSMIKLDHYEENEDLTLPSSRDVHPVLSESELCGSPLRPLVLQVKDKANLTEWLTSLWPVMIDNGSEMTPDHFNWYFYQGRAMGFHMDLHCGSFCNGKILLGSYMKKPLWVDHYATTVFNILTSCVNMTINGKESHFNPGQSFMVPHGHAYSIQNLTEEPAVLYFNRMLAGSPD; the protein is encoded by the exons ATGTTTGATGACTTGG ATTCAGCCTCAGATGTTGACTTAGTCCCCACGTCTCCACTGCACAAGACCTTCTCTaatacagagaaaaaagagatggagagtgagGCTTCACCAGTCACACAGGAAGGTCATCAGAGTGAAAAACAACCAAGATGTCAGATG GTTCCTGTAGAAGATACCGTACAACCAGCAATGAAGTCAGCGAGTCCAAAACTTGACATTG ATATGGACAGCCCGTTTAAAGAGCATCGACCAATGAAGACATCCAGCCCCATTGAGGGGAATATGGATATGGAGGAGCAAGACTATGAAAAAGACAGAACTGTATCCCCAATTCTTTTTGCCTGTGAAGATGATTTACAGGAAGAGCAGAAGACGGTGCCCCTCCACTTCCACAAACCCCAGTGTAATGTGCAAATCACACAGGA TAGTGGTGATGCTGAGTTGGAGTCTCCACCGAAAAAGTTTGCTTTAAGCAAATCCAAGACTTCTACTCACACAAAGAAGGAGGCATTGTCATG CAAAGAGACTGACCCAGTCACAGAGAAAACACCCAACAAATGTCAAACACCTGCCCTGGAGGCCCCCCAAAAAACACCAAA GCAGTGGAGTACAGACCCACCAGTGCCAGCAGTTAGACAGGAGCCTCAACACTCAGCTCATGAGAAAAAGTCAGAAAGTACGAACAGGCAGCTGCCGGTGGAGATGTGCACCAGTGTGGGAAAAAACATGACTGCGTTTCTACAGAAACTTAGAGATATTGGGCAGCCCAAACGTGCATG CCCCATGAAGTCACTGTCTCTGGTAAAAGAACCCACTCCTCCTGAGCCAGAAGATGTCTTCCTGATTCTGGAGGATGACACTCCTCTTCGGTTTTCCATCCCAAGTAAAAAAGGCCAGAGCAAGAGTATATccagacagaggcagagcaaAACTTCCAGCACTGATGAAGAAAGATCAGTCGACAAGGGGACAAAGGACAGCCAACCAGAGAAGGCAGGGCGTAGCAAGATGCCATCCAAACAAAGCAAAGCTGCCGACAAGGCAGAGGACCAACCTAAAGACAGTGCCACCAGTGAGTCtgttaaaggaaaatccactctgaaaaaggaaaagaaagctCCAAAGTCTTCTGAGGTGAGGAGATCAGAGTCTataaaaaacagtaaagaaAATGCCAAGAAGAGCAGAGCTAAGTCGTTAAAGGGAACCAGAGAAAGGATTCAGGTGTCTGATGCAGTAAAAGAGACTCTGTCTGTGGAGACTCTAAAGAAGCAAAACCAGGAGCAGAGCAGTGAAGAGCATGGAGGTGCTGTAGACCCATATTCTCCAGGACAACAAGCAGAGCAGAATTTTGGTCCAG CCAAAGAAATCAAAGAACCAGaagcaaaaagaaaagtgaTATCAAAGGATCCAGCAAATGGAAAGGTTAAGCAGACCAAATCCTCAAGTGCTGATGAGGGAAACTCCTCTGAAGTCAACCAGGGGCTtgggagaaggaaaaggaataAGCCTGGAGAGTGGTGGCTGAACTACTCTCTGAGCACAGAGGAAACAAAGGTTACCGACCCACCTGTGGTCAAGAAGTCAAAACAGAGCCACAAAAAGCCCAGAGCAACAGAACCTTTGCCCATAAAGGCTAGGAAGGAAGGAGATTTAGAGGAGAGAAATCAGAAGCAGTCTGCGCCGTCACCCAGTGAGACCGCAAtgcaaaagacagagaaaaagaaggccAAACTGACCAAAAAGAGAActaagaggagagaaaaaccaCACGAGTCTACACCGACAGACAAAGAATTTAATGATGATCAGGAGGAGCAGCAACAGTTTCCAGATCAGGACCTGGACCCTGGACTGCTCAGCCCTGTGGCCCCCCTGCACAGAGAGCACAGCCTTGCCGCAG GGGAAAGGATGTATGACAGAATATACCATCACACCCCTAATGAAAAAATGCCCGGCACACCAGCCCCTATCTCTCCCCAAAGAACTCTCCCCAAAGAGCATGTCAAGACGCCAGTacaagagagacggaggaggaaaCCTACCGGTAGCTGGTGGAAGGTTAATGAAATCTCTGAGGATGTGGAGAGCATCTCTACACAACCTCAAAACCCCAATCCCAAGAGCCCCAAAACTCACAAGGGAAGGGGAATGCAGCCTAAACGACGTAAATCCCCTGCAGTCGGAACCCCCAAAAACGGCAACATGGCGGTCTCGCCAAAGCCACAGGGGGGAGCTCCTGAGCCCCTACCGAAACAGAAACCACTTTCAGCTCCAAAGACTGTCAAGTGCTCTTTGGCCACGTTTAAGGACATTTTCACCTCAGGCGCAGAGACCCCTGATGTGGCCAACAGTAGCGACACACGCGAGAAGAGCAGCCACAAAATGTTGTTCTCTGTCCAGGAGGAGCAGTCTATTCAGAGCAGCAATGTCATTGGACGTCCTGCTGAGGAGCCTGTACAAGTTCTTGCCACTGATTGCATCAAACTCAACAAGACTGACACTGCCACGGTCGCGATGTATGGTGCAGAATCTAGGAAGAGGCGGAGCTGGCCTTCGAACCATGACATCCTACAGGACAGTCACTCAGATAGCAC GTTAAAAGGCCTCAGAAGTGGGCCATCCTCCATGATTAAGCTGGACCATTATGAGGAAAATGAGGACTTGA CTCTCCCGTCCTCCAGAGACGTCCATCCTGTGCTGTCTGAATCAGAACTGTGTGGTTCTCCTCTCAGACCGCTGGTCTTGCAGGTTAAGGATAAGGCCAACCTAACGGAGTGGCTCACGAGTTTGTGGCCTGTCATGATCGACA ATGGAAGTGAGATGACCCCAGACCATTTTAACTGGTACTTCTACCAAGGCAGAGCGATGGGCTTCCACATGGATCTGCACTGTGGTTCCTTCTGTAATGGCAAGATCCTGCTGGGCTCCTACATGAAGAAGCCTCTTTGGGTGGATCACTATGCCACAACA GTTTTTAACATCCTCACAAGCTGTGTGAATATGACCATCAATGGCAAGGAGTCCCATTTCAACCCAGGACAATCCTTCATGGTGCCACATG GACACGCCTACAGCATCCAAAACCTTACTGAAGAGCCTGCAGTCCTGTACTTCAACAGGATGCTGGCAGGAAGTCCAGATTGA